The proteins below are encoded in one region of Centropristis striata isolate RG_2023a ecotype Rhode Island chromosome 12, C.striata_1.0, whole genome shotgun sequence:
- the fgfbp1a gene encoding fibroblast growth factor-binding protein 1, giving the protein MALLTNVAILLVLACISHQLMLSSCQKSHGRRGRGVDRGQHKDRPGPRVGRQSKSIPAAQPIKGKMVTKDKSECTWAVTGEDLFFLGVTCKKGDRSFSCEYIARPTVCPQYASNVNLYWKQIARAMRKQKSLCQDGNAFVRAGVCRKAPRDAHFRLHNAQKKTGPPSSPQLAPRAVKSCKPVNRKLAEEQCNEAWSSFCTFFFTMVQDYDC; this is encoded by the coding sequence ATGGCTCTCCTTACCAATGTCGCTATCCTGCTGGTCTTGGCTTGTATTTCCCATCAGCTGATGTTGAGCAGCTGCCAGAAGAGCCATGGACGGCGGGGAAGAGGGGTGGACAGAGGACAACACAAGGACAGGCCAGGGCCGAGGGTGGGCCGTCAATCCAAATCCATCCCTGCTGCACAGCCCATTAAGGGTAAAATGGTCACCAAAGACAAGTCAGAATGCACCTGGGCAGTAACAGGTGAGGACCTCTTCTTCCTCGGTGTCACCTGCAAGAAGGGGGACAGGAGCTTCAGTTGTGAATACATCGCCAGACCGACTGTCTGTCCCCAGTACGCTTCCAATGTCAACCTTTACTGGAAGCAAATCGCTAGGGCCATGAGGAAGCAAAAGAGTTTGTGCCAGGACGGCAATGCGTTTGTCAGGGCGGGTGTGTGCAGAAAAGCTCCCAGAGATGCTCATTTCAGACTCCATAATGCTCAGAAGAAGACTGGCCCACCTTCCTCCCCACAACTAGCACCCAGAGCTGTCAAATCCTGTAAACCTGTGAACAGGAAACTGGCTGAAGAACAGTGCAATGAGGCCTGGTCGAGTTTTTGCACATTCTTTTTTACAATGGTGCAGGATTATGATTgctga